Proteins found in one Pseudochaenichthys georgianus chromosome 13, fPseGeo1.2, whole genome shotgun sequence genomic segment:
- the LOC117457051 gene encoding uncharacterized protein: MPGSCFTAPTFMPRQESSPSAEPQVDLKLATEYLEHYYNLQEEPMGRTKRSRPFFTSKVKDMQIFFGLNATGVLNSDTLEIMRSPRCGVPDVEEYSHLQGTRWNKNILTYRIGRYTRDLHRNTVDSLVESAFSVWASASSLTFVRSHTRNADIMVEFVTYEHGDLYPFDGPRGTLAHAFGPGPGVGGDTHFDDAEYWTAGETGMNLLVVAAHEFGHALGLKHSRNPDSLMYPTYRASRSANLLSIEDVVNINALYSKQFIFRGNPNDFSRLGRSSQNNPWLSGSLLPQLMQNKCASDTTFDAVSTVGDATFFFRDRYLWIKHNEHDDIKEGLITNFMPKIETSIDAAFWVPRRSAAYLIHESMFWTVKGSLVRGKPRALSHFGFPAWVQDVDAAVHIVKTGRTLFFMHDIYWSYNENRRVMDFGYPKYISEDFPGVNTTIDAAVYKEGFIYFFDGPQVYKYDYAQKRVMDLFWMWIPVLGSLIFAEILWSLPIDRDQWPRPQDVELAEGYLRRFYSLNPRGRVSRRRIRSTYAMEEKIIEMQHFFGLRETGGLNPHTLNVMKKPRCGVPDVENFSFYPRKPTWKNHTITYMISTYTPDMKREDVEKSFRSALKLWSDAAPLKFIKVNHGKADIVFSFACKTHGDFFPFDGPRGVLAHAFQPGEGIGGDVHFDEDETWTARRQGYSLFAVAAHELGHLLGLTHSKDPSAIMYPNYRIQSSTQYSLSKDDELGIQALYGKPKGKVATEPAPEKCGPHFSYDAAVMIGKEIVFFKDRTTQKTYWSRLTESHSSTYLPSISSHVDAAYDIPAKGVAYIFTGHKYWVVRQLKMKSHARSIHEYGFSSRVKQVDAAVHVSEYGKTVFFIGEFYYRYDELKRRMDPGFPRLIQKDWPGIPKRVDAAFKLEGKL, translated from the exons ATGCCCGGTTCTTGTTTTACGGCACCCACATTTATGCCGAGGCAAGAGAGCTCTCCTTCTGCAGAACCACAGGTTGACTTGAAGCTGGCCACA GAATACCTCGAGCACTACTACAATCTGCAAGAAGAGCCGATGGGGCGCACAAAGCGGAGCCGGCCCTTCTTCACCTCCAAGGTGAAAGACATGCAGATATTCTTTGGGCTAAATGCAACAGGCGTGCTGAACTCAGACACCCTGGAGATAATGAGGAGCCCTCGATGTGGGGTTCCAGATGTGGAGGAGTACAGCCACCTCCAGGGAACACGATGGAACAAGAACATCCTCACCTACAG AATTGGCAGGTACACCAGAGATTTGCATCGCAACACTGTGGACTCTCTGGTTGAGTCAGCTTTCAGCGTTTGGGCCAGCGCCAGCAGTCTGACGTTTGTCAGGTCGCACACCCGCAACGCTGACATCATGGTGGAGTTTGTGACCTATG AACATGGTGATTTGTATCCATTTGACGGACCCAGAGGCACACTGGCTCATGCTTTCGGGCCAGGGCCTGGCGTTGGAGGGGACACACACTTTGATGATGCTGAGTATTGGACAGCAGGAGAGACAG GTATGAATCTGTTGGTGGTAGCAGCTCATGAATTTGGACATGCTTTGGGCCTGAAGCACTCCAGAAATCCTGATTCATTGATGTACCCGACCTACAGAGCCTCCCGTTCAGCCAACCTTTTATCCATAGAGGATGTAGTAAATATCAACGCACTTTACAGTAAACAATTTATAT TTAGAGGGAACCCAAATGACTTTTCGAGGTTGGGTAGGAGTTCTCAGAATAACCCCTGGCTGTCGGGGTCGCTGCTCCCTCAGCTCATGCAGAACAAATGTGCTTCAGACACGACATTTGACGCGGTGTCCACTGTTGGGGATGCCACCTTCTTTTTTAGAGATAG ATACCTCTGGATTAAACACAATGAGCACGATGACATCAAAGAAGGTCTCATCACCAACTTTATGCCAAAGATTGAAACCAGCATCGATGCAGCCTTCTGGGTGCCTCGCAGATCTGCTGCTTACCTTATTCATG AGTCCATGTTCTGGACAGTGAAAGGCTCTCTTGTGAGGGGAAAGCCTCGGGCACTAAGCCACTTTGGGTTTCCAGCCTGGGTCCAGGACGTTGACGCAGCAGTCCACATAGTGAAAACTGGACGCACCCTTTTCTTTATGCATGATATTTATTGGAG TTACAATGAAAACCGAAGGGTTATGGATTTTGGTTACCCAAAGTACATCAGCGAGGACTTTCCTGGAGTCAACACAACAATAGACGCAGCTGTCTACAAAGAGG GTTTTATCTACTTCTTTGACGGACCACAAGTCTACAAATACGACTACGCCCAGAAACGAGTT ATGGACTTGTTCTGGATGTGGATACCTGTTTTGGGCTCTCTGATTTTTGCAGAAATCTTGTGGagtctaccgatcgatcgggaTCAGTGGCCGAGGCCTCAGGATGTGGAGCTGGCTGAG GGCTACCTCAGGCGGTTTTACAGCCTGAACCCCAGAGGCAGAGTTTCAAGAAGGAGGATCAGGTCCACGTATGCCATGGAGGAGAAGATCAtagaaatgcaacacttttttgGTTTGAGAGAGACGGGTGGTCTGAATCCTCACACTCTGAATGTGATGAAGAAGCCCCGGTGTGGTGTTCCAGATGTGGAAAACTTCAGCTTTTACCCTAGAAAGCCTACATGGAAGAATCACACCATCACATACAT GATATCCACATACACTCCGGACATGAAGAGAGAGGATGTGGAAAAGTCCTTTCGCTCAGCGCTAAAGTTATGGAGTGATGCAGCACCGCTGAAGTTCATCAAAGTCAATCATGGCAAAGCTGATATAGTCTTCAGCTTCGCATGCAAAA CTCATGGAGATTTCTTTCCCTTTGATGGACCCCGGGGTGTGCTGGCTCATGCCTTTCAGCCAGGAGAGGGGATAGGAGGAGACGTGCACTTTGATGAGGACGAAACTTGGACGGCGCGGAGGCAAG GTTACAGCCTGTTTGCAGTTGCAGCTCATGAGCTCGGCCACTTGCTGGGTTTGACTCACTCAAAAGACCCCTCTGCTATCATGTACCCCAACTACAGAATTCAGAGCAGTACGCAGTATTCTCTGTCCAAAGACGATGAGCTTGGGATCCAAGCGCTGTACG GAAAACCAAAAGGAAAAGTGGCAACAGAACCAGCCCCTGAAAAATGTGGCCCCCATTTTTCTTATGATGCAGCAGTTATGATTGGAAAAGAGATTGTTTTCTTTAAGGACAG AACAACGCAGAAAACGTATTGGAGTCGCCTGACAGAAAGCCACAGCAGCACATATTTACCCAGCATCAGTTCTCACGTGGATGCCGCTTATGACATCCCTGCCAAAGGCGTGGCATACATATTCACTG GTCATAAGTATTGGGTGGTTCGACAGCTTAAGATGAAAAGTCACGCCCGCTCCATCCATGAGTACGGCTTCTCCTCCAGAGTCAAGCAGGTTGACGCTGCCGTGCATGTCAGCGAATATGGGAAAACTGTCTTCTTCATTGGAGAGTTTTATTACAG GTACGATGAGCTCAAGAGAAGGATGGACCCCGGCTTCCCCCGACTGATCCAAAAAGACTGGCCTGGAATTCCTAAAAGGGTCGACGCTGCCTTTAAGTTAGAAG gtaaactgtga